Proteins co-encoded in one Diprion similis isolate iyDipSimi1 chromosome 13, iyDipSimi1.1, whole genome shotgun sequence genomic window:
- the LOC124413881 gene encoding acyl-CoA-binding protein homolog: protein MSLDEKFQSAAAAVKSLTKRPTDDELLELYAFFKQGTEGDNNTPKPGLLDLKGKAKWNAWDSKRGTSQDAAKEAYIKFVDTVLAKYK from the exons ATGTCGCTAGATGAG AAATTTCAATCGGCCGCCGCAGCCGTAAAATCTCTAACGAAACGACCGACCGACGACGAACTTTTGGAACTTTACGCTTTCTTCAAGCAAGGAACCGAAGGAGACAACAACACCC CAAAGCCAGGTTTGTTGGACCTCAAAGGAAAGGCAAAATGGAACGCGTGGGACAGCAAACGAGGCACATCGCAGGATGCGGCTAAAGAAGCGTACATTAAATTCGTTGACACTGTGTTAGCGAAGTACAAATAG